Below is a genomic region from Deltaproteobacteria bacterium.
CCCCGGCCGGCGCGCCGGGTTTCGCCGCAGCCGGAGCGCTCTCGGTCGCGGGTCCGGGCAGGATCGGTCTTCCGGATCGGTCCAGCGGCACGCGCACGCGCGGCGACTCGACCTCGAGCGCGCGCAGCACGACCTTCCCCGCGAGCAGCGGCAGGATCGCGACGCGAAGCCGCAGCTCCGCGATCTCGGCAAACGGGCGGTCGGCCGGCTTGGGACCGGCGATGCGGATCTCGCTCGCACGAAGCGCCGGAAGCGGGAACAGCGCGAGCGAGATCCCGCCGACCGTGGTCTCCCTGCCGAGCGCCGCGCTGACCTGCGCCTGCAAGGGCTCGCGGAGCTTTTCGGCGTCGAGGAGGTAGAGCGCGACACCGGAGAGGATCACGACGAGCGCCGCGAGCGCGGCGGCGGCGACGAGGACGCGCCTCAACTCGCGAATTCCTCCGGGGCGAGCTGGTGGTGGCTCGTCCGGCGCTGGAAGGCGTCGCCCGCGCGCAGCACCGTCGCCTCGTCGAGCGGCCGTCCGATCAGCTGCAGCCCGACCGGAAGCCCCGGGCCGGTGAGACCGCACGGAATCGAGAGCGCCGGCAGACCCGCGAG
It encodes:
- a CDS encoding AsmA family protein gives rise to the protein MRSHRPGASGRAAADRTAARRGDGAARGRRLPAPDEPPPARPGGIRELRRVLVAAAALAALVVILSGVALYLLDAEKLREPLQAQVSAALGRETTVGGISLALFPLPALRASEIRIAGPKPADRPFAEIAELRLRVAILPLLAGKVVLRALEVESPRVRVPLDRSGRPILPGPATESAPAAAKPGAPAG